In the Oncorhynchus keta strain PuntledgeMale-10-30-2019 chromosome 14, Oket_V2, whole genome shotgun sequence genome, one interval contains:
- the LOC127907425 gene encoding putative mediator of RNA polymerase II transcription subunit 26, with the protein MGASKVKKSLSSACTRFVKLLDLHSHQVQNSKRFSLQQHQVQNSKRFSLQQHQVQNSKRFSLQQHQVQNSKRFSLQQHQVQNSKRFSLQQHQVQNSKRFSLQQHQVQNSKRFSLQQHQVQNSKRFSLQQHQVQNSKRFSLQQHQVQNSKRFSLQQHQVQNSKRFSLQQHQVQNSKRFSLQQHQVQNSKRFSLQQHQVQNSKRFSLQQHQVQNSKRFSLQQHQVLNSKRFSLQQHQVLNSKRFSLQQHQVLNSKRFSLQQHQVLNSKRFSLQQHQVLNSKRFSLQQHQVLNSKRFSLQQHQVQNSKRFSLQQHQVQNSKRFSLQQHQVQNSKRFSLQQHQVQNSKRFSLQQHQVLNSKRFSLQQHQVLNSKRFSLQQHQVQNSKRFSLQQHQVLNSKRFSLQQHQVQNSKRFSLQQHQVQNSKRFSLQQHQVLNSKRFSLQQHQVQNSKRFNLLDHNE; encoded by the exons CACCAGGTCCAGAACTCAAAGCGTTTCAGCCTTCAACAGCACCAGGTCCAGAACTCAAAGCGTTTCAGCCTTCAACAGCACCAGGTCCAGAACTCAAAGCGTTTCAGCCTTCAACAGCACCAGGTCCAGAACTCAAAGCGTTTCAGCCTTCAACAGCACCAGGTCCAGAACTCAAAGCGTTTCAGCCTTCAACAGCACCAGGTCCAGAACTCAAAGCGTTTCAGCCTTCAACAGCACCAGGTCCAGAACTCAAAGCGTTTCAGCCTTCAACAGCACCAGGTCCAGAACTCAAAGCGTTTCAGCCTTCAACAGCACCAGGTCCAGAACTCAAAGCGTTTCAGCCTTCAACAGCACCAGGTCCAGAACTCAAAGCGTTTCAGCCTTCAACAGCACCAGGTCCAGAACTCAAAGCGTTTCAGCCTTCAACAGCACCAGGTCCAGAACTCAAAGCGTTTCAGCCTTCAACAGCACCAGGTCCAGAACTCAAAGCGTTTCAGCCTTCAACAGCACCAG GTCCAGAACTCAAAGCGTTTCAGCCTTCAACAGCACCAGGTCCAGAACTCAAAGCGTTTCAGCCTTCAACAGCACCAGGTCCTGAACTCAAAGCGTTTCAGCCTTCAACAGCACCAGGTCCTGAACTCAAAGCGTTTCAGCCTTCAACAGCACCAGGTCCTGAACTCAAAGCGTTTCAGCCTTCAACAGCACCAGGTCCTGAACTCAAAGCGTTTCAGCCTTCAACAGCACCAGGTCCTGAACTCAAAGCGTTTCAGCCTTCAACAGCACCAGGTCCTGAACTCAAAGCGTTTCAGCCTTCAACAGCACCAG GTCCAGAACTCAAAGCGTTTCAGCCTTCAACAGCACCAGGTCCAGAACTCAAAGCGTTTCAGCCTTCAACAGCACCAGGTCCAGAACTCAAAGCGTTTCAGCCTTCAACAGCACCAGGTCCAGAACTCAAAGCGTTTCAGCCTTCAACAGCACCAGGTCCTGAACTCAAAGCGTTTCAGCCTTCAACAGCACCAGGTCCTGAACTCAAAGCGTTTCAGCCTTCAACAGCACCAGGTCCAGAACTCAAAGCGTTTCAGCCTTCAACAGCACCAGGTCCTGAACTCAAAGCGTTTCAGCCTTCAACAGCACCAGGTCCAGAACTCAAAGCGTTTCAGCCTTCAACAGCACCAGGTCCAGAACTCAAAGCGTTTCAGCCTTCAACAGCACCAGGTCCTGAACTCAAAGCGTTTCAGCCTTCAACAGCACCAGGTCCAGAACTCAAAGCGTTTCaaccttttagatcataatgaataa